The Paenibacillus beijingensis nucleotide sequence TTTAACTTCTCCGCAATCGTTTTGAGCGTAATCAGCTCCTGCACGCGAGGATCGTTCGTCACAGCTTGTTCTCCCTCATGGACTGATTTGCAGTCATGCCTGCATGACAGCGTTATTATCCGTTCTTTATTCGCGAATCCAAACATTAATTCCTTCGCCTTACCGATTTAAGCCCATTCTTTGATCAATAAGTTAACATATTCGGAGTTACGTTATGTTGTCCTTATTGACGGGGATTGCTAAAATAGGAATTGAAACCCGGCGTTTCGGGTCGCGATTGGAGGCGCCAATTTATGAATATTTTAAAGCAAAAAGACCGGCAGGAGCTGGACCGGCGTGTTCCGATGATGCCATGGTACGTCGAAAAATTCATCAATTACAAGCTGCCCGACCTCTCCCCTTCCTCGCTATTGGAATATGTCCGGGATTATGAGACGTTTTTCCGCTGGCTGCTGGCTGAAGGGCTGGCCGCAGGACCGACATTTGCCGAAGTCAAGCTGGAAGAGCTGGAGAAGCTCCATATGGACAGCATCGACAACTTCCGGATGTTCCTTGCGACGCGGCCGGAAAATGCCAATACCCGCACGACGGTGTCGCGGAAGCTCTCCTCCCTGCGCTCTTTGTTTCATTATTTGAGCCAAATTGCCGAGGATGAGCAGTTCTATCCGCTGCTGAGGCGCAACGTAATGGCCAAGGTATCGATCAAGCGGACTCATAAGCCGAAGGATACGGCGGCGAAGCTGGAAGGCAAGCTGCTGCAGGAAGAAGAGATCGCGGAGTTTCTAAGTTATGTCAAACGCGATTACGGAAGCGATGTGGCGTCGAACAAGCAGGCGCTGTACGCTTATAAACAAAATGTCGTGCGGGATGCCTGCATCATCAGCCTCATATTGAATTCGGGTCTGCGCGTATCCGAGGTCGTCAACTTGAATATGGACGATCTCGATCTGAAAAAGAAGCTGACGTACGTTTACCGCAAAGGTAAAAACGACGATACGTTCAAGACGCCCGTCTATTTCCGGCAGGAAGCGGTCGACGACTTAGCTGCATATATGCAGCTGCGCGATACGCATTACAAAGCCCCGAAGCGGGAAAAAGCGTTTTTTCTCGCCATTGCCAACGGCAAAAACGAAGGTTCGCGGATGACCAAGCGGGCGATCCAGGAAATGGTAATCAAATACGCCAAACGGTTCGGCAAGCCTTCGCTGTCCGTACATAAGCTGAGGCATTCTTTTGCGACGGATTATTATTTGCGCAACGACTTGTATAAGACGCAGGAGCAGCTCGGACACGCCTCCCCGGAGACGACCCAAATCTACGCTCATCTGACCGACAAAACGATGGCGGAAGCGATCGACCGCACCGAAGGCAGAAGCGCCGCCGACCGATAGAGAACCCGGTTATTCTACCAGGCGCACGCGCACGAGCAACCCTTGTATTTAAAGACGGAGGTGTTTTTCCATGCTTACCTTAAGCGTGCTCGACCAGTCTCCCGTTCCGGAAGGAAAGACGGCTTCCGAAGCGCTGGCCTATACAACGAAGCTGGCGCAGGAAACCGAAAAGCTAGGCTTCCGCCGCTTCTGGGTATCGGAGCATCACGCTTCGAACGCTCTGGCCGGCTCCAGTCCGGAAGTGCTGATCGCCCATCTGGCGGCGAATACGAAGCATATCCGCATCGGCTCCGGAGGCGTCATGCTGCCTCATTACAGCGCATATAAAGTGGCGGAAAATTTCCGGCTGCTGGAGGCGCTGCATCCCGGCCGGATCGATCTCGGCCTCGGCCGCGCGCCCGGCGGAATGCCGCTTTCCACCCGCGCGCTGCAGGAAGGCAAAACTAGATCCGTGGACCGGTACCCTGATCAAATCTCGGATTTGACGGACTATTTGCACGGTACGCCGGGAGGCCACCATCCGTTTGCCGGACTGAAGGCTTCCCCGGTCGTCGATACCGCGCCGCAGCTGTGGCTGCTCGGCTCCAGCGGCGACAGTGCCGTCATCGCGGCCTTGCAGGGAGCATCTTTCGCCTTTGCCCACTTCATTAATCCGTACGGCGGCGAGGAAGCGATGAAATACTACAAAGAGCATTTCCGCTCGTCGGTTTGGAACGAGCATCCGAATGGAATTGTAGCCGCCTTCGTCATTTGCGCGGAAACCGACGAAGAAGCGGTGCGCCTCTCCCGCAGCTTCGATCTCTCCTTCCACCTGCTGGAGCGGGGCAAGGAATGGCCCGGCTTCCCGTCCGTTCAGTCGGCCGAGGCGTATTCGTTCAACGAATTCGACATGGAGCGGATCCGGCATAACCGGCAGCGTCTCATTGTCGGCAGTCCGGAAACGGTGAAGAGAAAATTGCTTGCGCTTCAGGACGCTTACGAAACCGATGAGCTGATGATCGTCACGCTGGCCCACGATTTCGAAGCGCGTCTGAATTCGTACCGGCTTCTTGCCGAAGCGTTTCAGCTGGAGCCGACAGCTTAAAGTCTCTCCCCACGAGGCCGGGAGTTGGTCCACTCAAACGCCAAAAGACCGGGACATCTGAAGGCTCCCGGTCTTTTGGCCTGTCCTGACAGTTTGAATGTCTTTGCCGCTTCTATGCTGCATCGGCTTGTACGGTTGGGTAGACTAATTGTCCCATACTTGGGGGGAGATGCCCTCTTCCACCGCAAACTCGAAATCTTCGATGTCGTATACCTGAACCGGCACTTCCGCTTCAATCAGCTTATCCTGAAACTCGAACTGATCGGAAAGCAGCGGCAGCTCCAGCTTCGAAGCGGTGAGCAGCAGCTCGGTTTCAATCGGATCAAAATATTCCCCATATTGCGCGTTATCCAGTGCATGCACGACCGTAAACTGTATCGTATCGCTGAGCAGCAGCGGCGAACTTTCACGCCACGGCGCCTGCAGCGCCCGTTCGATTTTTTTACGGTTTAGCGGATCCTCGAAAAAAGCGATCAGCTCCCCGATTTTTTGCCTGACATACGTATCGTCCTTCGGATCGTCCATAATCGGATCGTTCCCGTCCTTCATGTCATACAGCTCAAGAATCGTCGAATACGGCAGCACATAGTCCACCGGATGACCCGGAACGAGCAATTGGCCGTAAGTCGCCACCATTACCGCCTCGATAACAAAACGTCGCCTCATCCCGCATCCCTCCTACTACTTTGAACTTTGTAAGCTAGTCTTTATTATACATGAAACCGACGCTCGTACACAGAGTCAATAGCCGAGTTTGCAGTCACAGCCTGAGCATGGTTAAAATAAAGTATCGACACAAACAGAATGGCGCAATCATAACGGAATATGAATTCACCTCGTTTATTATTTATACCGTTAACAGTAGCTGCCGCATTCAGGAGGTAAGAGATTCATGCAAAAGGAAGACGTTATTATTGTAGGCGCTGGACCATGCGGCCTTGCTGCGGCGCTCGAGCTGCAGCAGATCGGAATGAAACCGCTGATCATTGAAAAAAGAAACCTGGTCCACTCGATTTCGCAATACCCGACATACATGCATTTCTTCAGCACGCCGGAAATGCTCGAGATCGGGGATATCCCGTTTACGACTGCGCATGAGAAGCCGTCCCGGCTTGAAGCGCTCACGTATTACCGGACGGTTGCGCTGCGCCACCGGGTCCGCATCAACGCATACGAGTCCGTCAACCGGGTGACGCCGCTCGGACAAGGCTTCCAGCTCGAAAGCAAAGACCGGACCGGAGATCGCAAGCTGTATCATGCCGATGCGGTTGTGATGGCAACCGGATATTTTGATCAGCCCAACCTGCTCGGCATCCCGGGGGAAGATAGCGACAAAGTCACCCACTTTTTCCGTGAAGCTCATCCTTATACCGGCATGCGCGTCGCCATTATCGGAGGCAGTAATTCCGCCATCGACGCAGCGCTGGAGCTCGAACGCGCCGGTGCAATCGTTACGGTCGTCTACCGCGGCATGGAGTATTCGCCGGGAATTAAGCCGTGGGTGCGACCGGTTTTTGAAAGCTTGGTCGCCAAAGAGCGAATTACGATGCTGTTTCAATCGCGGGTTACGGAAATTCACCCGCACCACGTCACCATCGAAAGCGCGGAAGGAGCATTCTCGCTGCCAAACGATTTTGTGCTCGCCTTAACCGGGTTTCATCCCGACCGCGAATTTTTGACGCAAATCGGGGTGCGGATCGAACCTGAAGGCTACCCTTACTTCGATTCCGATACGATGGAAACGAATGTGCCTGGCATTTATTTGGCGGGTGTTATCGCCTCCAGACGGGAAGCCAACGAAATTTTCATCGAGACCGGCCGCTTCCACGGCCGCAAAATCGCCGCGCAACTGGCTTCGCTTCGTCAAGGCACTTAACCCTCTCCAATACAAAGCGGCCGTGCAAAACGATAAAATAACGTTTTGCACGGCCGTTTTCTTCAACAAAGAAGTTTGCTTCCATCCATTTCAATCGGATCGCTTGCAAATCGAATTTGATCCGAATCCGGATCATTTATACTGAATAAGTCCAATTCCATTTCCAACCGGGTCAACCAAGTAAGCTAAATAAAAATCGTCAAACTCCATCTTCTCTCTTACGATCTGAGCCCCCAAATCAACCGATTTGGTTATCGTTTCATCGATGTTCTGGACTTCGATTTGAATTCGGGTTCCATGAGGAAAGTCGCTAGGCCCTTTCGAAATGCCGCCATTAATTCCTTGCTTATCCGCTTCTCCCGTTGTGGCGGGGTAATATCCCCAATTAGGCTCGGCTATTTTCCAGCCAAAAACAGTAGAGTAGAAGCCGGCAGCACGTTCCGGATCTTGACTGCTCAATTCAAACGAGACAACTCGATTCATAACATTCAACCTCCCAGTTGGTATTTATTGCCACACACATTATATCGAACATACGTTCCCTTGTAAATAGTTTTTTTCGCTTTTTCCGAAATAATGTTAGCGCTTTCTAAGACAAATAAAAAGTATGTAATGAGTCATTTCCCATGGAAGCAAGGTCTTGCTTTTAGAACGAGCTTTTCCCGATCGGTGTAACGATGCCATCCATACTGACCGTGTTTTTTTTGTTCCGATATTCCGTCAGCTTGTCTTCCCCTTGTTTGTCCGCCCAGTCGACGAGCATGCTTCTGTCATCAACAAACTCATAGAAAGGGACGCTGAAGCCGCAAGACGTCTTGACGCCATGAATCTCCGAGACGATAATTTGCCTTGTCCCGGGCAGCACGTTGAAATGCCCCTTCAACTCTTCCCATGCGTTGGTTCCGGGTAAAATAACGTCCCCGTTCCCATAAAGCCTCAATATTAACGGCGTTTTCGAGAATGAAACGAACATGAACGTCATTCGATTCGTGTCCGTTAAGTGCGCGCTTGTTTCATTTCCGCTTCCCGTCAAATCGAGGTAAGCAACCTTGTTCGGAGATAATATTCGAAACACGTCGTATCCCTTTGGCGAAACATTGACGTGACCGTTTGCTCCCGCCGTCCCGACAAAAAAGAGATGCTGCTCCTTAATGAACGCTTCGTGTTCCGGCAACAGTGAATCAAACATTTTTCCCATAAGGACCGCCTCATTTCGCTCTATTAGTAAGCCATTTATTCCGCAAATGACCGCACCGGACATGCCTCCGACTGATTGCCGCGTTATTTTTACTTGCTCTCTTTCAAACCGTAACCGTCATAAACCGCTTCCCAATTCAACGGTCTAGCCATGTTCAATTTCGGATGCTCGACAATGACGCTGATCAGCCATTTGCCGAGCTCTTTTCCTCTATACTCGGGAACGACAAAAACATCTCCTAACCACGAAAACCGAACCAGATCCGATATGACACACGCAAAACCGACCTGCCTCGCTTCGCCATGAACAGGATTGCCGTCATAGATCCCATAGCAGAGCGTCGAGTTTTGAATCGATGCAGCAACGAGCTCCTTCGCGGGCACATCCGACAATTGTTCGACTTCCATACAATAAAAATAAGTAAATAACGTTTCCGACGTGAAATGCGGACAAAAGAATTAAAGACAGCTTTGGTCTCTTCGATTATTTTGGGTTCATGATTTTTTAAATGCCGATGTGACAGGTATGCCGACAAACTTCTTTTCCGCCAATTCAATAATTTCGACTGTGTTTGACATGATCGTGCTCCCATTCATAAAGTGTTTTGTTCAGCGATCATTTCTTGTCACCGGCTCTTATTCTTGAATTGTTCAATTAACTCCTTCACGGCAATTCCGTCAATCTTTAATCCGTCAATATTGCAATGGTTCAATTCGACATCCGATAAATCGCATCGATCAAAAATAGCCGTGCTCAGATTACTGTTTAGGAAAAGGACCGGTTCTACGTTAACCCAACCGTCCGTGCCGGGTTCTTCGAGCAGATGGCTTTCGTGCGACTTCGGACGGACAATATTCTCAAATACAGTTCCACCCATTTGAATCATATTGATGTGTACATTTGAAAAATAGATATGTTCCCACTTGGAGTTTACGAAATTGGTATGAGCAAAAGTCGTATTTCTCATATCAATTCCATGAAAGTTCGACCCTTTAAAACAAACCATATGAATGTTTTCGTCCCGTAAATCTTGAAGCTCAAGCCCGTTTTTCGAATCCACGATTTTCTTCTCGGAAAGCGGCATCTCGAATCTTCCCTTCTCGTTTTCTCCAATTTAATGATGGATGCGCAATAGGAGGCAATAAAAAATCCCGCCCCGTAACAGTTGACCGCTAATACTGGACTGGCTTCATCTGTTATTCGAGTCGGGATCGTTGTTGTCAGGAATATATTACCACACGCTTCTTTAGCTTGAGTAGTATAATTTTGCCTTCAAGAAGCGGGATAACGAGTCCATATGATTTCCTACGAACACATTTCGTTCCGCTTGAACGCTGCGGGCCGCCGGCGCCATCGATAGCTGAGCCGCAACGATCGCCTGATTCGGGCGCTCAGAAACCAATTGCTGAATACCTTTCGTTACGGCTTTCATGTACTCCGCTTTTCTGCCTTTCATAAGAAGCTCAAATGTATCTTCCAGCAAGACGGGCTCTGCCTGAATTTCTTTGCCTCTCTGTTTCGAAAAAGAAAGCAACTGGTCCATCGTGCCCTGGACGGTGTTCGGATTGGTAAAGAGCATCAACAGCGGCTGGCTCAAGTCGCAAATTTGTTGAAACAAAGGCTCGTCAATTTTGACGATCAGAATCGGATACGCCAGCAAATCTTCATCCCGTAATTGTGCAGTGAAATACGTGCATGTCACGAGGACGGCATCGACACGGCATTTGACGATCCAGTCTAATGTTTCGATTATTTTACGGCGTAAAATATCGCTTGTCATAGAAGGTTCGGCTTTCATGCGGTCGAAGCCGGGGTCCACAAAATGCACCCATTCGACATCAAAGCAATCGAAAGCCTGCTCTATAAGCTCAATATTGGAATGGTGTGCGTGAAAGCAGCCTATTTTTTTCATCGATTTATCACCTTACGAGACTCTTTGTCTTTTCTGCTGGATTTTCATGCATTTAAGTTAACATAATAGTAGTTATGTTTATGTAACCCGATCCAACCCGTACAGTTCTTCTGTTTTTCTCGGAAAAGCTCTTGATTAAGCCGGTTTACGCTATTTTTCATCGGGCTCATAGATCATTTTGCGCGTCATGCCGCCATCGACGACGAGGTTGATTCCGGTCACAAAATCATTGCGCGGATCGGTCAAATATTGACATGCCCGCACAATATCGGCTACGCGCCCTACCCTTCCGGCAGGATGCTGGCGATGATCGAGTTCACGAAGCGCCTCGTAATTCCCGGTTTCGATCCAGCCCGGACTGATGCAATTCACGGTAATACGGTCGCGTCCGAGGGAGACGGCCAGCGCGTGCGTCAGCGCGACGATACCGCCTTTGGAAGCCGCATACGCCTCCGAGCCCGGTTCCGACATCATCGCACGGGTGGAAGCGATATTGACGATTGCCCCGCCTCTGCCGCTGTCTCTCATGCGTGCCGCAGCTTCTCGCGCGCATATAAATGTGCCGCGCAAATTGGTCAGCAGCACGTCATCCCATTCCTCCACCGAGAGATCGTAAGGGCTTTTCCAGATACCGAAGCCGGCATTGTTGATGACGATATCGATGGAGCCAAAATGGCTTTGTCCCGTTTCGACCAAACGCGTTATCTCTTCCGGGTTGCGCAGGTCCGTTTTGCAAAAAAGCAGCCGCTCCAGCGCGTCCGGTTTCGGCTCTTCCCCGCCGCTCTCTTCACCTTGCGATCGAGCGCGGCCGATCCGGCTGGCGACTTCACGGCCCTTTTTTTCATCGTTGTCAGCCATCACAACCTTATAACCGTCCAAATAGTACGCCTCTGCCAGCGCACTGCCGATTCCTCCGGCTGCGCCTGTTACGATTACGGTGCGGGTTCCCGACGACTCCATCCCGCTCATCCTCCTTCACCCTCATGCGCAAGCTTGTCCAATCTGGTCTCAAGCGCCTCGCGCCAGCTTGCCGCCAATTCCGGCGTCGTGAGCAGCTTGCGGATGGAAGAGATATCTCTTTTTCGCTCATAGTAAATGTGATTCGCTTCCGCAACCGTTATTTCATGAGACGGACGCTCGATAATCGACGCCGTATCGCCGGCGGAAATCGCGCCTTCCTCAAGTACCCGGAAATAAAGCCCGGTGTATCCGGTCGTCTGCACCCATACGGTAAGCTCCGGCAAGCCGTGCCGGATCCCGATCTTGAAGCAGGGCTGCCGCGGCTGGCTGACTTGAACGGTTGCGCTGCCGATCGTAAGGATATCGCCAATCCGCAAATCCCGCTCCGTACCGCCGTCCAGCGTAATATTTTCACCAAATGAACCCCATTCTAGCTTGCAGTTGAGACGCTCTTCCCAATATGGATAATGACTGCTGAAATAGACGCACAGCGCCTTATCGGGGCCGCCATGATGGATTAGGTCCGCCTGCCCGTCTCCTTCAGGGCCTCCGGCATGTACGTTTACGCGGCCGGAGACAGATGTTTTGAAGATGCCCGTCTCAATAGTCTTGGCACCGTGAGCGACGGCAACAGGGAGACCAACGTTAAATGAGCGAACTTGAAATAAAGTCGACATAAGAAGCTCCTCTCTTTGCAGCTCCGTTTGACAAGAGCAGGATGTGTCCATTATACGAGCTAACTGCCAAAATCTGCAATTGCCCGAATGTGTTTAACATAATACGCCGTCCAAACCTTATCCGATTCGAAAGTAGAATTATGATTGAAATTGTTAATCCCGTTAATGATTAACGACATCTTTTTCGACAAAACGACAGCTCTGTACACTGCGAATTGTCGAAAGTTTCTTCTTCTTGTTGCTTCCTGCGCTTCCCCGGGAAATAGGAGCTGAACCCGGGAAATTTCCCGTCTGTTCAGGCCGGTAAACTTCCTGTACGTTTACAGCGGAAACCCGCTTCCGGAAGGCTGCCGGATTGAAGAGCAGCGCCTGCGGGTTGTCATTTCGTTTGGGAAATTACCGTTGAATAGGAATCGTGGCGAATAAGAGGGGTGTTCTGCGTGCCCGTTTTCAACCGGAGCCGAACCGGAGCCATAACAGCATGGCCGCTGCGCTTGCGGCCCACACCGCTGCGTGCAGCAGCAGCCGTTTCATTCGCTCACGGATGTGCAGACGCCGCAGCAGCCAGACGTTCAGAACAATGAGCACAGCGGCGTAAATGAACGCGATCAACGTTCCCGTCCACTGCTCTTTAACCGTTGGAGGGGTCATAAAACCATAAAGAAGCAGTATGCTGCCGACCAGAATATATGGAAACAGAAGTCCAAGAATTAGATGGAACACAATACCGATCGTTATCCGGATGCCGCTTGTCAACGGACTGCCCCTTTCCGGCTTGGGATGCGCTTCATGTACTCGTGTTCCGCTGCCCCGGCCGCCTGTGTCGATGCGAACGGTTAATCATTTACCGCCATCGGCGCAAGCGGCCCGTTCTCGTCAATTAAATCCTGAATGTCGTAAACCGAAATCGGAAAGTATGGAAATCCGTATACGTAAGGCGTCAATTCATACAGGCTGAAATAAATGACCAAACTGCGGTCCGCAATATAATAATCCTGATCGGGACGGATCGCCTTGAACGGTTCCAGCGTCGGAACGTCGCGCTGCTTGATCTGCAGAGCAATCAATTCGGACAAGCGCGCTACATAAGGGCTTCCGGGCTTGAACAGCTGCGCAAGCGTATACGAGCGCCCATCCGAAACGGTAAACGTCAGCGAGCGCTGCAAAGTCAGCCCATGAGCCCCTCCCGTATACGCATAATTGTACAGCGAAAGGCTTAAAACCCCTTTTTCATTCGTTTTCACTTCGAAATAGCCCTGCATCTCCGCACGCGGATCGTCCAAAGAGCCCTGATCCTTTACTAGCTGCTGTACGGCCGCCCGGATATCCATATTGATGCGGCTGCCGGCGGATGCATTCGGAACGCCGCTGACGACGGGAATATATAGCTCGGTCTTCGGTCTCGTAATGCGGGTGGAATAAACGATGACGGGAGGCTGGAAAGCCATAACGGACAACACCTGCCTATAAGTTGGTGTTCCATTGTATGCGTCCGGCATCGTTTCTGATGACAACCGTTTGACTTCATGAGCGGCTACAGCAGCATTTTCTCCCGTTCCGTCAATCGGCGTCCGTTAACCTGCAGCACGATTTTTCCCTTATTCAAACCGATGATGCGGTCGGCGAACCTCTCCGCCCAGTCGCCTTGATGGAGCACCGCGATGACGATAACGCCCTGCTGCTTGCACAGCGCCTTCAAATCACGCAGGACCGCTTCGGCCGAATGCGGGTCAAGACCCGAAACCGGCTCGTCGGCAAGCAGCACGTGCGCCCCGTGCACGAGGGCCTGGGCGATCGCGACGCGCTGTTTTTCGCCGCCGCTCAATTTGTCTCCCCGCTGATGCGCTTTGTCTAGCAGACCCATTTTTTCGAGCATATCCATCGCGCCCATATAATCGTCATTGCGGACCATTCCCGTAACGCGCCGGACCAACGTCGTCTGCGCCGCGGAACCGATCAGCACGTTTTTCAGAGCGGTTTTGCCCGGATACAGGGTCGGCTTTTCCTCCAAATAAGCGACCTGCTTGCGGATTTTAAATTTGCCCAGCAGGCTTTGGGTCGGAATTTCCTTGCCTTCAAACGTATATTTGCCGCTTGTCCAGCTCACCTGCAGCGACAAACAGCGAAGAAGCATCGACTTGCCGCTTCCGCTTGCTCCTTTCACTGCGATAAACTCCCCCTCGTCGGCGCGGAAACTGATGTCGTCCAGCACCTTAGGGCCTCCCGGAATCTGCTTCGTCAAATGGGCAATATGTATCATATAAAAGCGCTCCTTTGCAACCGCGTTCGTCTGTTCGTTCGTATTGATCAAAATTAATCGTATCAAAATTTAAGCGATGAATCCAGTTTAACCGTTGCAAAAAATGCTTTTCACACGAACAAATGTTTGCTATAATGAGAACAGAACAAACGTTCCTTTTACGAAAATAAATTTGAGGGAGTGATCATCTGATGAATTGCGAGCATTTTCGTTTTGTAGAGAAGCATCGTCCATACCGCGATTTAACGTTCAAGTTTTTTGCCGACGGGAAATTGATTATTTTGGATAACAATACGGATCGGGTGATTACTCCCCGCGATTTGAAAGGGGACAGTATGGACTTTTATGTCAGGCAACGAATTGCGTTCATCAAGAAGGATCTCGTCGCAAAGACGATTAAATACGCATAACGAGGAAGAGCCGTTTCTCTTCCTCGTTTGGGCTTATTAACAATCTTTTCGTTCATCATTATTCATACGGTAGGACCGCTGTTATGCAGCGAGGTCGGGCGCTGGGAGCGGCGCGCGCTGCGAAAATCAAAAGCTGTTAATGCTGCTGCTTCTCAATGCCGTTTAAGCTTGCCGGACGCTTTGCCGTCTTGCTGTTCTCGGTCGTAATGGACGGCTCGCTTCGGCTCGATTTGTTCTGCAGATTTTCGGTACGGTTTCCTTTGTTATGCGGCACGGAAATCACCTCCGGCTTCATTATGCCGACCGGGCTTTCTTTTTATTCCGCCGTTTGACGAAACGGAAAGTTTGCGGTAGATTGAAGGGTACATAACAACCCGCATTTCCGTCGTTAGAGGAGCCGTGAACGAAGATGAAACAGACAATCGTATTCGACTTGGATGATACGCTTATTCACTGCAACAAATATTTCAATCTTGTAATCGACCAGTTTGTCGACGCGATGACAACCTGGTTCAAAGGCTATCCCGACGTTACCGCCGATTCGGTCCGGGATAAACAAACGGAAATTGATATTGCGGGCGTACAGCTGCACGGTTTCAAGAGCGATCATTTCCCGCAATCTTTTCTCGACACATATTCCTTCTTTTGTGAAATGACGGGCCGCAAGCCGTCGCCGCTGGAAACCGATCTGCTGTGGAAAATGGGCTTGAGCGTTTATGAACAGGAAGCGGAGCCGTATCCCGATATGGAAGCCACATTGGACAAACTGGCCGGGGAAGGCCACCATTTGCATCTCTATACGGGAGGCGAGCCTTTAATACAGCAGCGGAAGATTGACCACTTCCAGCTGGAACGCTA carries:
- a CDS encoding SDR family NAD(P)-dependent oxidoreductase, which codes for MESSGTRTVIVTGAAGGIGSALAEAYYLDGYKVVMADNDEKKGREVASRIGRARSQGEESGGEEPKPDALERLLFCKTDLRNPEEITRLVETGQSHFGSIDIVINNAGFGIWKSPYDLSVEEWDDVLLTNLRGTFICAREAAARMRDSGRGGAIVNIASTRAMMSEPGSEAYAASKGGIVALTHALAVSLGRDRITVNCISPGWIETGNYEALRELDHRQHPAGRVGRVADIVRACQYLTDPRNDFVTGINLVVDGGMTRKMIYEPDEK
- a CDS encoding VOC family protein, with protein sequence MNRVVSFELSSQDPERAAGFYSTVFGWKIAEPNWGYYPATTGEADKQGINGGISKGPSDFPHGTRIQIEVQNIDETITKSVDLGAQIVREKMEFDDFYLAYLVDPVGNGIGLIQYK
- a CDS encoding YpdA family putative bacillithiol disulfide reductase; its protein translation is MQKEDVIIVGAGPCGLAAALELQQIGMKPLIIEKRNLVHSISQYPTYMHFFSTPEMLEIGDIPFTTAHEKPSRLEALTYYRTVALRHRVRINAYESVNRVTPLGQGFQLESKDRTGDRKLYHADAVVMATGYFDQPNLLGIPGEDSDKVTHFFREAHPYTGMRVAIIGGSNSAIDAALELERAGAIVTVVYRGMEYSPGIKPWVRPVFESLVAKERITMLFQSRVTEIHPHHVTIESAEGAFSLPNDFVLALTGFHPDREFLTQIGVRIEPEGYPYFDSDTMETNVPGIYLAGVIASRREANEIFIETGRFHGRKIAAQLASLRQGT
- a CDS encoding pentapeptide repeat-containing protein encodes the protein MPLSEKKIVDSKNGLELQDLRDENIHMVCFKGSNFHGIDMRNTTFAHTNFVNSKWEHIYFSNVHINMIQMGGTVFENIVRPKSHESHLLEEPGTDGWVNVEPVLFLNSNLSTAIFDRCDLSDVELNHCNIDGLKIDGIAVKELIEQFKNKSR
- a CDS encoding pyridoxamine 5'-phosphate oxidase family protein — translated: MGKMFDSLLPEHEAFIKEQHLFFVGTAGANGHVNVSPKGYDVFRILSPNKVAYLDLTGSGNETSAHLTDTNRMTFMFVSFSKTPLILRLYGNGDVILPGTNAWEELKGHFNVLPGTRQIIVSEIHGVKTSCGFSVPFYEFVDDRSMLVDWADKQGEDKLTEYRNKKNTVSMDGIVTPIGKSSF
- the xerS gene encoding tyrosine recombinase XerS produces the protein MNILKQKDRQELDRRVPMMPWYVEKFINYKLPDLSPSSLLEYVRDYETFFRWLLAEGLAAGPTFAEVKLEELEKLHMDSIDNFRMFLATRPENANTRTTVSRKLSSLRSLFHYLSQIAEDEQFYPLLRRNVMAKVSIKRTHKPKDTAAKLEGKLLQEEEIAEFLSYVKRDYGSDVASNKQALYAYKQNVVRDACIISLILNSGLRVSEVVNLNMDDLDLKKKLTYVYRKGKNDDTFKTPVYFRQEAVDDLAAYMQLRDTHYKAPKREKAFFLAIANGKNEGSRMTKRAIQEMVIKYAKRFGKPSLSVHKLRHSFATDYYLRNDLYKTQEQLGHASPETTQIYAHLTDKTMAEAIDRTEGRSAADR
- a CDS encoding LLM class flavin-dependent oxidoreductase is translated as MLTLSVLDQSPVPEGKTASEALAYTTKLAQETEKLGFRRFWVSEHHASNALAGSSPEVLIAHLAANTKHIRIGSGGVMLPHYSAYKVAENFRLLEALHPGRIDLGLGRAPGGMPLSTRALQEGKTRSVDRYPDQISDLTDYLHGTPGGHHPFAGLKASPVVDTAPQLWLLGSSGDSAVIAALQGASFAFAHFINPYGGEEAMKYYKEHFRSSVWNEHPNGIVAAFVICAETDEEAVRLSRSFDLSFHLLERGKEWPGFPSVQSAEAYSFNEFDMERIRHNRQRLIVGSPETVKRKLLALQDAYETDELMIVTLAHDFEARLNSYRLLAEAFQLEPTA
- a CDS encoding phosphonate ABC transporter ATP-binding protein, coding for MIHIAHLTKQIPGGPKVLDDISFRADEGEFIAVKGASGSGKSMLLRCLSLQVSWTSGKYTFEGKEIPTQSLLGKFKIRKQVAYLEEKPTLYPGKTALKNVLIGSAAQTTLVRRVTGMVRNDDYMGAMDMLEKMGLLDKAHQRGDKLSGGEKQRVAIAQALVHGAHVLLADEPVSGLDPHSAEAVLRDLKALCKQQGVIVIAVLHQGDWAERFADRIIGLNKGKIVLQVNGRRLTEREKMLL
- a CDS encoding MOSC domain-containing protein; this translates as MSTLFQVRSFNVGLPVAVAHGAKTIETGIFKTSVSGRVNVHAGGPEGDGQADLIHHGGPDKALCVYFSSHYPYWEERLNCKLEWGSFGENITLDGGTERDLRIGDILTIGSATVQVSQPRQPCFKIGIRHGLPELTVWVQTTGYTGLYFRVLEEGAISAGDTASIIERPSHEITVAEANHIYYERKRDISSIRKLLTTPELAASWREALETRLDKLAHEGEGG
- a CDS encoding DUF3298 and DUF4163 domain-containing protein encodes the protein MAFQPPVIVYSTRITRPKTELYIPVVSGVPNASAGSRINMDIRAAVQQLVKDQGSLDDPRAEMQGYFEVKTNEKGVLSLSLYNYAYTGGAHGLTLQRSLTFTVSDGRSYTLAQLFKPGSPYVARLSELIALQIKQRDVPTLEPFKAIRPDQDYYIADRSLVIYFSLYELTPYVYGFPYFPISVYDIQDLIDENGPLAPMAVND
- a CDS encoding GNAT family N-acetyltransferase, translated to MPAKELVAASIQNSTLCYGIYDGNPVHGEARQVGFACVISDLVRFSWLGDVFVVPEYRGKELGKWLISVIVEHPKLNMARPLNWEAVYDGYGLKESK